The Leptospira mtsangambouensis genomic sequence TTTACCCTTTGTGGGAGGTTTTTCTTTATTTTGGGGTCTTCAATTCACAAGGAGTTTTTTAAATACCAAAAAAAATACTCCGACTTGGGATAAAATAATTTTTATCTTAATGGGGATGATGTTATTTCTAATGTTATCTTCTTTCATCTTTTCCTATTATGTGAATATTTATTTATTAGCATCTTTAGTTATGTCATTTGCCGTATCGGTTTTTCTTGTAGCCGTTGTTTGTTGGGACAAAGGGTACAAACCTGCAAGGTATTTTTTAATCGCATGGGTGGCACTTCTATTTGGTGTAGGGATCTATTCTCTAAAAGGATTTGGAATATTACCTGCAAACATAGTCACAGAATATGGTTTGCAAGCAGGTTCTGCGATCGAGATGTGTTTGTTATCTTTGGGCCTTGCTTATAAAATCAAACTTGCTAATTCCGAAAAGAACAAAGCAGAGAGAAGGATGGTCACATACAAGGCCAAATTGCAGGATGCAAAACTTGTTTCTTCTAGGTTAGAGGTGGAATTATTAAAAAACAACATCCATCCGCATTTTTTACTAAATTCAATCAACGCGACCATCATTTGGTTGGATGAAGATCCAGAAACGGCAAAACAATTATTAACTGCTTTGTCTGATGAATTGAGAGCGATTTTAAAATTAACCAATCGAAAAACTATTTCTATAAACGAAGAAGTTGGAATTTGTAAACGTTACTTAGAAATCATGAGTTTACGGAAAGAATCGAAATTTGAATTCAAAACAGAAGGGGTGAGTTCCAAAGATGTAATTCCACCTATTGTTTTGTTGACATTAGTGGAAAACGGTGTGACACACGGTTACCAAGGAAAAAATTCTGGAACCTTTACTTTAAAGAAAAAGAAAGATAAAAACAAAACCAAATACATTTTGTTCAATGATGGTTTACCAACAACAAAATCGGATTCATTAGGAACAGGGATCAAATACATAAAGTCCAGGTTGCAGGAAGCGTTTCCCAATAAATGGGATTTTAATTCAAAGGTCGTAATGGGAGGTTGGGAAAATACAATCACACTAATAGAATAAACAGTGTCATTCGCACCGATATAGTGCGTTTCGCTCCGGTATCTTTGCATTTTTTTTTATCTTCATTATCCTACCCAAAAGGATAAAAAGATGAATACAAAAATATTAACAATCACCTCTCTTCTGTTTGCTGCAA encodes the following:
- a CDS encoding 7TM diverse intracellular signaling domain-containing protein; this translates as MKSGVGEYPLGFHMEILTLPPNENLTFEEVRKSNRFHESKSLSPNFGFTKNIYWVRFELQNEANERDWFIHVSYPLLDKIDFYEQKDKTWKQTVTGDSYVFSQRPLEEKSFIFPIKLQTKKSNSYYFRFESEGTVQFPITLYSHERFLKLKEKENLSLGIYYGILFVLVIYNLILLFMLRDLGYLYYLLYISLYGLSQSVLNGLAFQIFWSNSPYWANVSLPFVGGFSLFWGLQFTRSFLNTKKNTPTWDKIIFILMGMMLFLMLSSFIFSYYVNIYLLASLVMSFAVSVFLVAVVCWDKGYKPARYFLIAWVALLFGVGIYSLKGFGILPANIVTEYGLQAGSAIEMCLLSLGLAYKIKLANSEKNKAERRMVTYKAKLQDAKLVSSRLEVELLKNNIHPHFLLNSINATIIWLDEDPETAKQLLTALSDELRAILKLTNRKTISINEEVGICKRYLEIMSLRKESKFEFKTEGVSSKDVIPPIVLLTLVENGVTHGYQGKNSGTFTLKKKKDKNKTKYILFNDGLPTTKSDSLGTGIKYIKSRLQEAFPNKWDFNSKVVMGGWENTITLIE